The region TTGATTGGTGGTGGTGTGGCGTTCAGTGGTGGTGATGTCATGCTGACTGGTGGTGATGTTACATTGAGTAGCGGTGTAGTTGCACTGACTGCAGGAAAGGTCATGTTCATGGGTAGCGACGTTGCATTGACTGGTGGTGGAATTGTATTAAGATAGTTGAATAAAGCAATTTCCCTCACTACTGATCATTTTCTATTAGCACTGATACCTTTAAGGAAGAGTATTTCATATTATAAAAGTGGAAGTGAGTACATTGTTCCATTATTTGTAAATGGTGGTTTGATACTTATGTCACTCACTTATTGGAAATTAGGTTGTCATTGCCGCAAATCACACTGAATTGTTATTATTGCATTGTATTAGTGCTGAGTCATGATCAAGTGACaatatttcatttgttaaactgaacaaaattaACTTTTCACAGAGTGGTTTTGTCATGATAAATACCTGGTGAAGGAGTTGTATTTATCAGTGTTGGAGGTGCAGCTGTGGCTGGGGCTTCAGTTGGTGCCAACAcaactgaaaataacaaatattaagtacatttgtgttgtcttttaatATATTTGAGTCATCCTACATTCAATATGTGCTTGCAATAATCATTTACAGAATATAACACACCATATAGTCTTACCAGTTGCAGTAATAGATGACGTGTTAACAGAGAGGGTGAAATTTGGGTTGGAAGCAGCGGTCTGCAAAGTCTGAGCTGCAGAACTGCCATTTGGTAGTGTAGTTGCGTTGTTGAATATCAGCTCAGCATCTACCACAACGGATCCTTGACTGGAACAGtaacatttaattcatttaattagCAACCAAGTCTTGCCAAATTTGTACAATATAGTAGCGTTTTATACCTGAAGCCGTTGATGACAGTTCGATTGAAGCTGGGTCCATATTGTTGTGAATAGACTGCATTGAGCTGGAAATCAATCAAATAAGTAAatcagaaatttaaaaatgcatgtgAGGAAAGAAAGTTGATATTGTGCCACAAGTATtccatttcttttcctctcatatGTCATTTAAAGTTTTTTCATGCAAGTCTATTATTGTTTTGAAAGAAATtgaatttcttcttttaaaccatgaaaagatttttttctggcatTAGCCATGCTTTCTTTACTACAGGAATAAAAGTTTTATCGAATTTGAGAATCTTGTGTAGTACTGTCTCACTACCTCACCACCATTCAATGCTAAATCAAAAAAATACATATGAGGAAAGAAAGTTGAAGCCACAATTAatccatcttttatttttaactcatTGTTTTTCATGCTGTTTAATTATTGATTGAAAAGAGGTtgaatttcttcttttaaactaaaaatattattttttctgGCATCAGCCATGTCATTTCCACTATAGAAATCAAACTATTATCGAACTTGAGAATTTTGTGTAACaggaaaacaacatttttagaAGTTCTGTCATCTAGAATTTTTGTATATTCCTTGGAATTTGATTGcaaaaaattgtgaaaatataTATGAACTTACTGTAGTGGTTACACTCTCTTTTAAGCTGTTGAACTCAGGTGAAGATTTGTTTGTAAGCTCAGGTGTAAAAGTTTGCTGCAACTTGAATCCCAGCTTAATTTTTGGCTCAGGTGGTGGGGCAGCTGTTGTGGTTGTAGCTGGAGTGCCAATAGTTGTGATTCTTGGTGGTGATGATGTTCCAATCACAAGAGGAGAGCTTGCATTAcctaaaaatgtatgaaatatttattgGTCATAAACATGACTTGAGAACATATCAAGCAGCATTAACACATGTAGATTTTGCACTCAGTTCTAGCAATGGTGTACATTCACATGCTGTAGCTTCATTTTTTGTGTACTGGTCATGTTACACACAAAATGATATTTGATGAATACATGGTGAAGCTTTTGTGAttttgaggaaaataaaaagaaagttgGAGTTATAAATTGTGGCGGAGGTTGAATTACTTTGCAATGGCATTGTGGTGACCAGAAGTGGTGAGGTTGTACTGACTGCAGGTGAGGTCATATTGGCTGGAGGAGACGTCATGTTGACTGGTGGAGAGGTTGGGTTTACTGGTGGTGACGTTGTGTTGAGTGGTGGTGAGGTCATGTTGAGTGGTGGTGAGGTCATGTTGAGTGGTGGTGATGTGATGTTGTTTGGTGGTGAGGTTGAATTGACTGTAGGTGAGGTAATGTTGACTGGTGGTGATGTGGCGTTGAGTGGTGGTGATGTCATGTTgactggtggtggtgttgcGTTCAGTGGTGGTGATGTCATAGTGACCGGTGGTGATGTTACATTGAGTGGTGGTGAGGTCATGTTGATTTGTGGTGACGTGGCGTTGAGTGGTGGGGATGTCATGTTgattggtggtggtgttgtgttCAGTGATGGTGATGTCATAGTGACCAGTGGTGATGTTACATTGAGTGGTGGTGAGGTCATGTTGACTGGTGGTGACGTGGCGTTGAGTGGTGGGGATGTCATGTTgattggtggtggtgttgtgttCAGTGGTGGTGATGTCATGGTGACTGGTGGTGATGTTACATTGAGTGGTGGTGAGGTCATGTTACCTGGTGGTGACGTGGCGTTGAGTGGTGGGGATGTCATGTTGATTGGTGGTGGTGTTGCGTTCAGTGGTGGTGATGTCATAGTGACCAGTGGTGATGTTACATTGAGTGGTGGTGAGGTCATGTTGACTGGTGGTGACGTGGCGTTGAGTGGTGGGGAGGTCATGTTGATTGGTGGTGGTGTTGCGTTCAGTGGTGGTGATGTCATGGTGACTGGTGGTGATGTTACATTGAGTGGTGGTGAGGTCATGTTACCTGGTGGTGACATAGTGTTGAGTGGTGGGGATGTCATGTTGATTGGTGGTGGTGTTGCGTTCAGCGGTGGTGATATCATGGTGACCGGTGGTGATGTTACATTGAGTGGTGGTGAGGTCATGTTGACTGGTGGTGATGTGACGTTGAGTGGTGGGGATGTCATGTTGATTGGTGGTGATGGTACATTGAGTGGTGGTGAGGTCATGTTACCTGGTGGTGACGTGATGTTGAGTGGTGGGGATGTCATGTTGATTGGTGGTGGTGTGGCGTTCAGTGGTGGTGAGGTCATGCTGACTGGTGGTGATGTGGCATTGAGTAGCGGTGTAGTTGCACTGACTGCAGGAAAGGTCATGTTCATGGGTAGCGACGTTGCATTGACTGGTGGTGGAATTGTATTAAGATAGTTGAATAAAGCAATTTCCCTCACTACTGATCATTTTCTATTAGCACTGATACCTTTAAGGAAGAGTATTTCATATTATAAAAGTGGAAGTGAGTACATTGTTCCATTATTTGTAAATGGTGGTTTGATACTTATGTCACTCACTTATTAGAAATTAGGTTGTCATGGCCGCAAATCACACTGAATTGTTATTATTGCATTGTATTAGTGCTGAGTCATGATCAAGTGACaatatttcatttgttaaactgaacaaaattaACTTTTCACAGAGTGGTTTTGTCATGATAAATACCTGGTGAAGGAGTTGTATTTATCAGTGTTGGAGGTGCAGCTGTGGCTGGGGCTTCAGTTGGTGCCAACAcaactgaaaataacaaatattaAGTACATTTGTGTTGTTTCAATATATTTGAGTCATCATACATTCAATATGTGTTTGCAATAATCATTTACGGAATTTGGCACACCATATAGTCTTACCTGTTGCAGTAATAGATGACGTGTTAACAGAGAGGGTAAAATTTGGGTTGGAAGCAGCGGTCTGCAAAGTTTGAGCTGCAGAATTGCCATTTGGTAGTGTAGTTGCGTTATTGAATATCAGCTCAGCATCTACCACAACAGATCCTTGACTGGAACAGAAACATTCATTGTTAATGCTTGAATCTCATTGGGCTATTGTGCTCATTTTTGTTTAACTATGGCTTCATGACAACAATGACTTATATATACATGACTGGAAGAACTATTTACATTTGTTCATAAAAATCTGAACACTGTTTTGTAGTATTCATGCTTTGATAAACCATATGATAACTAAAGCCATATGATAAAAGCAAAGTACAACACTGTCCCTCTTCtattaaaacaaaagacaaatcaaTAGATTAGCAACCAAGGCTAGTTGAATTTGTAAAATATAGTAACGTTTTATACCTGAAGCCGTTGATGACAGTTCGATTGAAGCTGGGTCCATATTGTTGTGAATAGACTGTATTGAGCTggaaatcaaatggaaataatgatcattattgatttttattatgGCATTAACCATGTTTTCTCTACTACAGgaatcaaagttttttttcgaATTTGAGAATATTGTATAACATTATCTGAAGGAAAACAGCATGTTTTGAAGTTCTGTCATTTAGAATTTTCACATATTATTTGAAATTTGACTGTTTAAAGATGCAAAAAATTGcaaaagaatatatataaacTTACCACTGTGGCTACACTCTCTTTTAAGCTGTTGAACTCAGGTGAAGATTTGTTTGCAAGCTCAGGTGTAAAAGTTTTCTGCAACTTGAATTCCAGCTTAATTTTTGGCTCAGATGGTGGGGCAGCTGTTGTGGTTGTAGCTGGAGTGCCAATAGTTGTGATTCTTGGTGGCGCTGATGTTCCATTCACAGGGGGAAAGCTTGCGTTACCTAGAAATGTAAGAAAACTTTATTGGTAATAAACATGACATGAGAACATATCAAGCAGCATTAACAAATGTAGATTTTGCACTCAGTACTAGGAATAGTGTAGATTCACAGGCTGTAGCTTCATTTTTTGTGTACTGGTCATGTTACACACAAAATGATATTTGATGAATAGATGGTGAAGCTTTTGTGAttttgaggaaaataaaaagaaagttgGAGTGATAAATTGTGGCGGAGGTTGAATTACTTTGCAATGGCATTGTGGTGACCGGAAGCGGTGAGGTTGCATTGACTGCAGGTGAGGTCATATTGGCTGGAGGTGAACTTGTGTTGACTGGTGGAGAGGATGGGTTTACTGTTGGTGATGTGGCGTTGAGTGGTGGGGATGTCATGTTGATTGGTGGTGGTGTTACGTTCAGTGGTGGTGAGGTCATATTGGCTGGAGGTGAAGTCATGTTGACTGGTGGTGATGTGGCGTTGAGTGGTGGGGATGTCATGTTGATTGGTGGTGGTGAGGTCATATTAGCTGGAGGTGAAGTCACGTTGACTGGTGGTGATGTGGCGTTGAGTGGTGGGGATGTCATGTTGATTGGTGGTGGTGTCGCGTTCAGTGGTGGTAATGTCATATTGACTGGAGGTGAAGTCATGTTGACTGGTGGTGATGTGGCGTTGAGTGGTGGGGATGTCATGTTGATTGGTGGTGGTGTTGCGTTCAGTGGTGGTGAGGTCATATTGGCTGGAGGTGAAGTCATGTTGACAGGTGGTGATGTGGCGTTGAGTGCTGGTGAGGTTGCGTTAAGTGGCGGTGAAGTCATGTTACCTGGTGGTGATGTTACATTTAGTGGTGGTGAGGTCATGTTCACTGGTGGTGACATGGCATTGAGTGGTGGGGATGTCATGTTGATTGGTGGTGTTGCGTTGAGTGGTGGTGCAGTCACGTTTTCTGGTGGTGGAATGTTTTGAATAcgttaaatgaatgaaattttgtCCCTTGCACCTGATCTATTTCTATAACCACTTTTAAGGCAGAATATTTCATATTGAACAAATGGTAGTGATTACATTGTTACATTAACTGGAATTGATGGTTGGATACTTATGTCACTCACTTATTAGAAATTAGGTTGTTATTACCCCAAATCACACCAAATTGGTATTTCATTAAATTAATGTTGGATCATGATTTAGTGACaatatttcatttgttaaactgaacaaaattaACTTTTCAAAGACTGGTTTTATCATGATAAATACCTGGTGAAAGAGTTGTATTCATCAGTGTTGAAGGTGCAGCTGTGGCTGGGGCTTCAGTTGGTGTCAACAcaactgaaaataacaaatattaAGTAAATTTGTGTTGTCTCAATATATTTGAGTCATCATACATTCAATATGTGTTTGCAATAATCATTTACGGAATTTGGCACACCATATAGTCTTACCTGTTGCAGTAATAGATGACGTGTTAACAGAGAGGGTAAAATTTGGGTTGGAAGCAGCGGTCTGCAAAGTTTGAGCTGCAGAATTGCCATTTGGTAGTGTAGTTGCGTTATTGAATATCAGCTCAGCATCTACCACAACGGATCCTTGACTGGAACAGAAACATTCATTGTTAATGCTTGAATCTCATTGGGCTATTGTGctcatttttgtttaattatgGCTTCATGACAACAATGACTTATATATACATGACTGGAAGAACTATTTAAATTTGTTCATAAAAATCTGAACACTGTTTTGTAGTATTCATGCTTTGATAAACCATATGATAACTAAAGCCATATGATAAAAGCAAAGTACAACACTATGCCCCTCttctattaaaacaaaaaacaaatcaatagaTTAGCAACCAAGGCTTGTTGAATTTGTAAAATATAGTAACGTTTTATACCTGAAGCCGTTGATGACAGTTCGATTGAAGCTTGGTCCATATTGTTGTGAATAGACTGTGTTGAGCTggaaatcaaatggaaataatgatcattattgatttttattatgGCATTAACCATGTTTTCTCTACTACGGGAATCAAAGTTTTTTCGAATTTGAGAATATTGTGTAACATTTTCTGAAGGAAAACAACATGTTTAGAAGTTCTGTCATCTAGAGTTTTTGTATGTTCCTTGGAATTTGATTGCTTAAAAACgcaaaaaaattgtgaaaatataTATGAACTTACTGTGGTGGTTACACTCTCTTTTAAGCTGTTGAACTCAGGTGAAGATTTGTTTGCAAGCTCAGGTGTAAAAGTTTTCTGCAACTTGAATTCCAGCTTAATTTTTGGCTCAGGTGGTGGGGCAGCTGTTGTGGTTGTAGCTGGAGTGCCAATAGTTGTGATTCTTGGTGGTGCTGATGTTCCATTCACAGGGGGAGAGCTTGCATTAACTAGAAATGTATGAAAACTTTATTGGTAATAAACATGACATGAGAACATATCAAGCAGCATTAACAAATGTAGATTTTGCACTCAGTTCTAGGAATAGTGTAGATTCACAGGCTGTAGCTTCATTTTTTGTGTACTGGTCATGTTACACACAAAATGATATTTGATGAATGGATGGTGAAGCTTTTGTGAttttgaggaaaataaaaagaaagttgGAGTGATAAATTGTGGCGGAGGTTGAATTACTTTGCAATGGCATTGTGGTGACCAGAAGTGGTGAGGTTGTACTGACTGCAGGTGAGGTCATATTGGCTGGAGGAGACGTCATGTTGACTGGTGGAGAGGTTGGGTTTACTGGTGGTGACGTTGTATTGAGTGGTGGTGAGGTCATGTTGACAGGTGGTGATGTGGTGTTGAGTGGTGGGGAGGTCATGTTGAGTGGTGGTGAGGTCATGGTGACCGGTGGTGATGTTACATTGAGTGGTGGCGAGGTCATGTTGTCTGGTGTTGACGTGGCGTTGAGTGGTGGGGATGTCATGTTGATTGGTGGTGGTATTGCGTTCAGTGGTGGTGAGGTCATATTGGCTGGAGGTGAAGTCATGTTGATTGGTGGTGATGCAGCGTTGAGTGCTGGTGAGGTTGTGTTAAGTGGTGGTGAGGTCATGTTACctgatgctgatgttgtgtTGAGTGGTGGTGAGGTCACATTACTTGGTGATGGCATTGCATTGTGTGGTGGGGAGGTCATGTTGTCTGGTGTTGACGTGGCGTTGAGTGGTGGGGATGTCATGTTGATTGGTGGTGGTGTTGCGTTCAGTGGTGGTGAGGTCATATTGGCTGGAGGTGAAGTCATGTTGATTGGTGGTGATGTAGCGTTGAGTGGTGGTGATGTGGCATTGAGTGCTGGTGAGGTTGCGTTAAGTGGTGGTAAGGTCATATTTCCTGGTGGCGATGTTGCGTTGAGTGGTAGTGAGATCATATTGGCTGGAGGTGAAGTCATGTTGACTGATGGTGATGTGGCGTTGAGTGGTGGTGAGGTCATGTTGCTTGGTGATGGAATAGCATTGTGTGGTGGTGAGGTCATGTTGTCAGGTGGTGATGTGGTGTTGAGTGGTGGGGAGGTCATGTTGATTGGTGGTGGTGTTGCGTTCAGTGGTGGTGAGGTCATATTAGCTGGAGGTGAAGTCATGTTGACTGGTGGTGATGTGGCGTTGAGTGCTGGTGATGTGGCGTTGAGTGCTGGTGAGGTTGCGTTAAGTGGTGGTAAGGTCATATTACCTGGTGGTGATGTTGCGTTGAGTGGTGGAAAGGTCATGTTGATTGGTGATGGCATCGCATTGTGTGGTGGGGAGGTCATGTTGTCTGGTGGTGACGTGGCGTTGAGTGGTGGGGATGTCATGTTGATTGGTGGTGGTGTTGCATTCAGTGGTGGTGAGGTCATATTGGCTGGAGGTGAAGTCATGTTGTCTGGTGATGACGTGGCGTTGAGTGGTGGCAAGGTCATGTTGATTGGTGATGGCATTGCATTGTGTGGTGGGGAGGTCATGTTTTCTGGTGGtggaatttttttaaataaattaaatgaatgaaatattgTCCCTTATTTAGGGacaatttctatttttataacCACTTTTAGGCAGAATATTTCATATTGAACAAGTGGTAGTGAGTACATTGTAACATTAACTGGAAATGGTGGTTGGATACTTATGTCACTCACTTATTGGAAATTAGGTTATTACCCCAAATCACACATGATAAATACCTGGTGAAAGAGTTGTATTCATCAGTGTTGGAGGTGCAGCTGTGACTGGGGCTTCAGTTGGTGCCAACAcaactgaaaataacaaatattaAGTACATTTGTGTTGTCTCAATATATTTGAGTCATCATACATTCAATATGTGCTTGCAATAATCATTTACGGAATTTGGCACACCATATAGTCTTACCTGCTGCAGTAATAGATGACGTGTTAACAGAGAGGGTAAAATTTGGGTTGGAAGCAGCGGTCTGCAAAGTTTGAGCTGCAGAATTGCCATTTGGTAGTGTAGTTGCGTTATTGAATATCAACTCAGCATCTACCACAACAGATCCTTGACTGGAACAGAAACATTCATTGTTAATGCTTGAATCTCATTGGGCTATTGTGCTCATTTTTGTTTAACTATGGCTTCATGACAACAATGACTTATATATACATGACTGGAAGAACTATTTAAATTTGTTCATAAAAATCTGAACACTGTTTTGTAGTATTCATGCTTTGATAAACCATATGATAACTAAAGCCATATGCTAACAGCAAAGTACAACACTGTCCCTCTTCtattaaaacaaaagacaaatcaaTACATTAGCAACCAAGTTTCGAGAAATTTGTAAAATATAGCGTTTTATACCTGAAGCCGTTGATGACAGTTCGATTGAAGCTGGGTCCATATTGCTGTGAATAGACTGTGTTGAGCTGGaaattaatcaaataataaaattagAAATTTCAAAATACATGTGAGGAAAGAAAGCTGATATAGTGCCACAGGTGTTccgtctttttttccctctcatatCTCAATTAAATTGTATTAGAAGTTTAATTTTCACCTAAACtatggcaacatttttttttcttccattagCCATGTTTTATTGAATTTGAAAACAGAGTGACATTGTCTGAAGGTTCTGTCATCTAGAGTTTTTGTATGTTCCTTGGAATTTGATTGCTTAAAAACgcaaaaaattgtaaaaatatatatgaactTACTGTGGTGGTTACACTCTCTTTTAAGCTGTTGAACTCAGGTGAAGATTTGTTTGCAAGCTCAGGTGTAAAAGTTTTCTGCAACTTGAATTCCAGCTTAATTTTTGGCTCAGGTGGTGGGGCAGCTGTTGTGGTTGTAGCTGGAGTGCCAATAGTTGTGATTCTTGGTGGTGCTGATGTTCCATTCACTGGGGGAGAGCTTGCGTTAcctaaaaatgtattaaatatcTCAGTCAGTGGTTGTGATGTGCTGCGTTGAGTGGTGGTCATACAGCTTcattagagacacacacacacacacacacacacacacacacacacacacacacacacacacacacacacataaagtattttaatttttaatttaattttttttcttttcaaatgacaGCTATCATACTAATGTTTAACAAATACTATTCTGTCAGCTAGTTATGTATTGCACAAAATTCTATtttataacatatatatatttataaatatttaacaaatgttagcatctttgtttttaatatcaAAATGACAGTAAGAAATGTAGTTGTGAGGGGTGTTTCAAAGTACAAGCTtttgaaaaaatgaatttagttaattttattaaaacacataTTCACTATTTAATGTATGAATCTCATAAGgtccagatatttttttttcttacaagcACAAGATTCTGTGCATACAAAATCATAATTTATGCACTCTTTATGACATATTGTACACACAAATAATTATGTTGACTGCACAAGATAAGTTTCTTGTTTATACAAGCTACTATCTTGTGCACATAAATTTTCTTTTGCATCCAACTTATTTTATACACACATGATTATTCTAATACCTTGTGCAGACAGGATAATGTGCTGTGAACAAAATGGCATCATGTGCTCACATTATGTACCTACATTTTTGGTGTTTCTCAGATGTTCCTCATTATAAAATGTACGGTCTggacctgctctatatggaaagtgccttaagataacttctgttatgatttggcgcTATATAACTAATATTGAATCGAATAGAAAACTGAATGTTACCTAGAAAACAACAATATTTGATTGACAAGGATTGAAGTTGTGGTGAATGTTTGGACAATAAATTTGAGACATATTGGCTGTGTGAGAAGATGCACTACCTGgcaatgacagtgttgtttcTAGTGGTGAGGTCATGTGGACTGGCGATGCCGTTGCATTGACTGGTGATGAGGTAATGTTGGGCAGTTGTGAGGTCATGTTGATTGGTGGTGATGTTTCATTGTCTGGTGGTGAAATTGCATTGACTGGTGACGAGGTTTCATTGACTGGAGGTGAGTTTGTACTGAGTGGTTGTGAGGTTGTGTTTCCGTCTGTTGATGTTGTATTGGCTGAAGTTGAGGTTTGGTTAACTGGTGTTGAGGTGTTGACCATaggtgaggtcacagtgactggTGATTCTGCAGTGACTGTTGGTGATGTTGAATTGTCCTGTGGTGAGACTGTATTGTTCATTGTTGCAGAGATGTTGACAGGTGGTGAAAGTGGTTGTGAGGATGTATTGACTAATAGAGAGGATCTATTGAAGGCTGGTGATGCTGATGAAGTTGCATTGATTGTTGATGATGTTGAATTGTCTTGTGGTGAGATTGTAGTGattggagatggagagatgttCACTGGCGGTGACGTTTCATTGACTGGTGATAAGGTTGTGTTAACTAGTGGAGATGTAGAATAGTGAAA is a window of Toxotes jaculatrix isolate fToxJac2 chromosome 4, fToxJac2.pri, whole genome shotgun sequence DNA encoding:
- the LOC121181306 gene encoding mucin-2-like isoform X4; this translates as MDPLVFFLLLAGLVGTASATTNMTTVNTTLSPVNETSPPVNISPSPITTISPQDNSTSSTINATSSASPAFNRSSLLVNTSSQPLSPPVNISATMNNTVSPQDNSTSPTVTAESPVTVTSPMVNTSTPVNQTSTSANTTSTDGNTTSQPLSTNSPPVNETSSPVNAISPPDNETSPPINMTSQLPNITSSPVNATASPVHMTSPLETTLSLPGNASSPPVNGTSAPPRITTIGTPATTTTAAPPPEPKIKLEFKLQKTFTPELANKSSPEFNSLKESVTTTLNTVYSQQYGPSFNRTVINGFSQGSVVVDAELIFNNATTLPNGNSAAQTLQTAASNPNFTLSVNTSSITATVVLTPTEAPATAAPSTLMNTTLSPENVTAPPLNATPPINMTSPPLNAMSPPVNMTSPPLNVTSPPGNMTSPPLNATSPALNATSPPVNMTSPPANMTSPPLNATPPPINMTSPPLNATSPPVNMTSPPVNMTLPPLNATPPPINMTSPPLNATSPPVNVTSPPANMTSPPPINMTSPPLNATSPPVNMTSPPANMTSPPLNVTPPPINMTSPPLNATSPTVNPSSPPVNTSSPPANMTSPAVNATSPLPVTTMPLQSNASFPPVNGTSAPPRITTIGTPATTTTAAPPSEPKIKLEFKLQKTFTPELANKSSPEFNSLKESVATVLNTVYSQQYGPSFNRTVINGFSQGSVVVDAELIFNNATTLPNGNSAAQTLQTAASNPNFTLSVNTSSITATVVLAPTEAPATAAPPTLINTTPSPVNATSLPMNMTFPAVSATTPLLNATSPPVSMTSPPLNATPPPINMTSPPLNITSPPGNMTSPPLNVPSPPINMTSPPLNVTSPPVNMTSPPLNVTSPPVTMISPPLNATPPPINMTSPPLNTMSPPGNMTSPPLNVTSPPVTMTSPPLNATPPPINMTSPPLNATSPPVNMTSPPLNVTSPLVTMTSPPLNATPPPINMTSPPLNATSPPGNMTSPPLNVTSPPVTMTSPPLNTTPPPINMTSPPLNATSPPVNMTSPPLNVTSPLVTMTSPSLNTTPPPINMTSPPLNATSPQINMTSPPLNVTSPPVTMTSPPLNATPPPVNMTSPPLNATSPPVNITSPTVNSTSPPNNITSPPLNMTSPPLNMTSPPLNTTSPPVNPTSPPVNMTSPPANMTSPAVSTTSPLLVTTMPLQSNASSPLVIGTSSPPRITTIGTPATTTTAAPPPEPKIKLGFKLQQTFTPELTNKSSPEFNSLKESVTTTLNAVYSQQYGPSFNRTVINGFSQGSVVVDAELIFNNATTLPNGSSAAQTLQTAASNPNFTLSVNTSSITATVVLAPTEAPATAAPPTLINTTPSPVNATSLPMNMTFPAVSATTPLLNVTSPPVSMTSPPLNATPPPINMTSPPLNITSPPVNPTSPPVNMTSPPANMTSPAVNATSPLPFTTMPLPSNASSPPVIGTSAPPRITTIGTPATTTTAAPPSEPKIKLGFKLQQTFTPQLTNKSSPEFNSLKESVTTTLNAVYSKQYGRSFNRTIINGFSQGSVVVDAELIFNNATTLPNGSSAAQTLETAASNPNFTLSINTSSITATVVLAPTEAPATAAPSTLINTTPSPVNATSPPINITSPPLNATSPPVNMTSPSMNMTLPAVNTTSPPLNTTSPPVSSSSPPNNATSPPLKMTSVALNATSPSLDMTAPTLNVISPPVTMTLPAVNSTSPPNNGTSPPVNITSPPLNATSPPLNMTSPPLNATSQPLNMTSPPLNTTSPPVHMTSPPLNTTSPPLNMTSPPVTMTSSPANITPPAVNATSPLPVTTMPLPIIMTSPTVNMTSPALNATSPPTTSPTTAPTAAPNATVGPTAVQNITVPPTAATNATSAPPTVAPNATAAPPTVAPNATAAPTTVAPNATAAPPTVAPNATAAPTTVAPNATAAPTTVAPNATAAPTTAPPVTAATTAASSPAPTTSATTASTDPPTANEGTLGLQFSLSQTFTADLSNPSSAAFKALAAIVVREINKVGRRLYGSSFLRSIVNSFRSGSVITNMTLVFQDKNSVPPASNATSQFSSELTNNSTALDITPGSISASAVNASTAPTAAPNATVGPTAVQNITVPPTAATNATSAPPTVAPNATAAPPTVAPNATAAPTTVAPNATVAPPTVAPNATAAPTTVAPNATAAPTTVAPNATAAPTTAPPATAATTAASSPAPTTSATTASTDPPTANEGTLGLQFSLNQTFTADLSNPSSAAFKALAAIVVREINKVGRRLYGSSFLRSIVNSFRSGSVITNMTLVFQDKNSVPPASNATSQFSSELTNNSTALDITPGSISASAVNASTAPTAAPNATVGPTAVQNITVPPTAATNATSAPPTVAPNATAAPPTVAPNATAAPPTVAPNATAAPPTVAPNATAAPTTVAPNATVAPPTVAPNATAAPTTVAPNATAAPTTAPPATTTTTAASTAAPTTSTTTASTDPPTANEGTLGLQFSLNQAFTADLSNPSSAAFKALAATVVREINKVGRRLYGSSFLRSIVNSFRSGSVITNMTLVFQDKNSVPPASNATSQFSSELTNNSTALNVVPGSVSAQSTSTSNSSPRPTVCSLAVFSVTLLTVAQMLLDL